TCCTCCACTAActtcaatttaatattttaacattaCATACGGTCCCCATATATttctcactaactttataaaattaatttttttattagttgtggtccctatattttttttccactaacatttttttaatatttttatatgctTGTGGTCCCTATTTTTAtccaatcaaatttattattcaattaaataatatattaactatttaaaatattctatttttcttaatgtcTATAAATAGCCATTTTGAGAACTTCATTGGAAAAAGAAGGGAGTATACTTTTATTAAAGGTTAAGTGGagaaactcaaaaaaaataataaaatgctGAGTCTGTATTCCCAGGTTTAGTTTTGGTTTACGTTATATATTTGGATGGGTCTTTAAATTTATATGGTATACGATGGAGTTTAGAACATATGAATAAAGTACAATGGAGttaattgttttttgttttctatttgAGGATGATTGTGGACCATAAGGAATTTGGTTCAATTTTGGAAATTCGGTAAAAGTACATAAATGTAGGGATGACAAATTTATTAAGAATATTCTTTTTCGGCACTATCTTTTGAtagtaatttaaaaaagaaaaaaaatgaaaagaaagggaggaaaaaaaaaaagaaaagtaaaattcACAAGAAGTAATTTTTGTATGTTTAGGAAGAAagggaagagaaggaaaaaggaaGGTACATAAGAGTTTTCATTTTAGCtctttttaactttaaaaaaattagtaccTTACCAAAAATCATCTATTAAATCTCTCTAAATTTCTCCCCTTTAAATTTATTtcctcttatttttttattcaaataaaacATGACTTACTATTTATCATGATCTATAATATGATAGGAGAATATAACAGCaacttgtaaataaaatcaatcaaaatgtaatttagtttatttactCGGCCGTGGTTAATGATCCTACTAGCTAGTGATATATTTGGTAATTTatttccttaaaatgggaatAGACCTTCCGAATATAATATGTGCTGGTTATATGTATGTGGTTAAGTTCAAACCCCTTCTATATGGTTTATTTAACATCAGAAAGCAACTCGTTTTCAGTTATTTCTAAAGACATTTCGATAGGTTATGTATTTAAAATTACTCaagtttgtaattttttatttttaaagtttgtatattaaaattgtttaagttttaagtttgtAAATTAACTTAAATTTCAATACTAGTTTATTAAACTCTTATATGAATTGTTGAGATCATCTTAGATCTCATATCATTACAGTAcgaattatattatttagtcTTTCGTTGTGTTATAACAGTGTCATTATACTGTTATATCATTACATGCACGAAATTGACGACGATAAAAACATTTCTTTAAAATGTGTTTTTAgaagaaaatattgttaaatagaaaaagaaagagtGATATTCGATAGTTAAATATTGAATGTTGTATTACTAACTAGTATTTCTttcgttccataatacttgctacattttctattttcggaaatttcatattacttgctacatttctatttttagtaaaaaccaatcatttaaagttctacctactcctatttttatcctattcTATACCTCATTAACTTTTTTATCTAcaattatttaatctttatctaTTCCCAATTAAAACTAATAATCTCTCCATATTTACCTCTCTTATTAAATAATCCACCTAATTCCAATAAATCCACTGTCCCAACTCCTTAACATTTCCCCATTAAAACCCACCTTCCCAACTCCCTCAATAAATGATGAGTGAGATCTCAACCGTCAGATGTATAGTCTTTGATCTCCACCGTTCAATTAAAAACTCTAGTTTTACACCCATTGTATAAACCTACCCTCATCCAAAACCCTAAAGCCCAATGTCTCATTCTCTCTCTCTCATTCTCTCTCTCTTGTTTCTTGAGTTGTTTTTGCTTCACGAAATGGGGATTTGATTTTCTTTCGTTTTATAATTCTGGGTTTTTTATTTTCCATGACATCTGATTTTTTAATTCGATCTTGCTTCACGAAATGGGGATTTGATTTTCTTTCGTTTTATATGTTTGGGCTTTGGATTTTGCATAACATCAGGGTTTTTGAGTTGATCTTGCTTCACGAAATGGGGATTTGATTTTCTTTCGTTTTATACTTTTGGGCTTTTGATTTTGCATTACATCTTGGTTTTCGAGTTAGTGTATCTTTAACTCTATTTGCTGGCCATTTCATTCTGATTGCTAATAGAACTTCATTGATTAGTGTATCTCGAATTACATCTCGTGTAACTTTGGTAATTGCTCTTAGCTGTGGTGTACCTGCCGGTCTGTTCTCTGACCTCCTTATTGCATAATAAGTTTCTGTGAATGGAAAAATTCCTATTTTCCCATCCCACAACACTTCTCCATCGGTACTAATACGAGGTCTTGCAACAGCTGTTATAAACATTACTTTACCcatgaaatttttgttttgcacacatcTGTACGTTTCTTCCTCTTCCCAAGGGAATAAGTAGTACCTTTGTGTTTCCCTACACATGTAGAACCATTTTTCATCGATGTGTACAACATTATACATCAAACTGAACTTTGGTGGGTTGTCTTTAGTAGGTGGTATTATTTGGGATAGAATAAAGTTAATTCTTCTTATTTTGTGGTCATGAGACAGTTTTGGTTTAATTGAATTTGTATGAGCTCTAATATTACCAGATTTGATCATTCTATAAACTTGTGAATGCCTAATGCCCAATGCACTTGCCATTGCTCTAATTGTGGTCCTCTTTTCAATTGGAACAACATTAAGGAGAGTCATATCAAATACTCTTGGTTTCCTACCAACCCTTTCCCTTTTTCTACTATTAACATCAATTATAATGCCATTTTGCATTGTTGTTTTGGCTGATTCCCAAAGCCTTGCTACTGTCCACCTagatgtgttatgttgcaatgcaATTCTTTTGATTGTACCCCATGGCAAACGTCTATTTGGTTCCTCTTGTGAGTTTGATTGACTTTGACTAATGGCATCCTCTAAAGTTAAACTGACATCAATGTTTGCATAAATTTCACTTGTGTACTTCTCATTAATGTCAAATTCAGAATCTATGTTGAGGTTTTCAAAGTAAGAAATAAATACCTCAATATCTGGATTAATAACTTCATCTGCTTCACCTTGAACATCTTCCATCtgcttttttttattgtttgagttttaatttgtttttcccAAACCCCCCCTTTCCTTAATAAATGTGCTCATGCAATTGGTAGCAAGCAAGGCGGAACAGAGGAAGTAGCTAATAATTACCGCTATTTGAAGGTAATTAGAGGTATCGATTTgggtcatcgggttgattttGAGTAAGGTGTTTTGTTTCAGTTTGAAATCGGGTTTTATGTCCATATTGTTTTATAGAAGAACATAATTGtgacttatttttaaattcggGTCTAATCGGGTTCTGTTATAAGATCGGGTAAATTTCGAGTCATTAGATCTATTTTGAACaactctaaaaataataaattgccctagtaaatttttattttcaacacaGACCATAAAAACTCCAAATATTTCTTTCCCTCTGGTAAATATTACTCCTACATTTCTTTCAATTCAGGCAATACCTAAAGGTGAATGTATCAATGAGAATGCGTACCAACGTAtagtgtagcaggagcggcactctcgatacataattaacattaataattatacttaagataaataatgcggaagtgtaaaacgctgaactgctaaaaaccatttaaactaaaatcgttcaaaacataagtaaaaaaaatatcttacaactgagaaaatataaaataaggtttacttaaatacgataaaaaaaacataagtacaatatagtcatcaagtaaaatcattgaagctaagtcctcgatagaataattaaagttgcggcctggatcgaaacctgagctaaattttcctgcaaaatactgtcatccataatacggatgacagccgattaaatcggtcagcgataaagccgagtacaattttctcaacaagcttatgatgcgatagttaaatcatgcttacaaaataatcatcaagcacaatatagaaggttattactcattattgacctttactaagccattaagttacattctcaatacttgcagaagttcattactgctactaaatacttggtaaccttaatgcttatttaatcaagttcaattaagcctcatagctttaccatcatagcacatcacaagatcacaacaataatgacaactgatatatgtaagggtctggttaggtgaggaccgtagtcctaaaccctaactgtggtgggagtcgtcactcctctcaatactgttatgctcgagacttcacaggatggatttttctcggaccccctgtctgacaccgcattttacgtgtcggctaacacggacgccgggattttacattccggtccatggttcgacgttaccttactatcagagtcatacaatcaatatcatgcaatatcaaacaagactctaaaccgaaatagtttacattcttataagtcaaacttccactagtcaaaattttgacaattctacccttttaatagaaacaaattactagtatctaataaattaatattaattaaataacaaattttcgtagctatactaagattcctgaggctaaactaagtcattattatgtcataaataatcataacagtcaagggtaatatttctaagtacttagtaacatattttatcaaataaccagtaaaatagtaaaacggatctatcatcactataaaaataacataatccgacaagttattaaaggtccaaaatctatatgaaatgagttttcaagaaaaacagtgctaagcattttaacaaatttgtttgactattttaccgataaaccgattaataattctttataattaattgagtccaacaaaaaaaaattatcaaaacaccaagatgatatggaatcattttaaacacataagtttatttaactagtaaaattcatatatatctatattatcatattaatcaaaaatttccatatatatgactttttttcgagtgtcccaaaagtattattgttttgacgaaaatatcactaaactggatataactttaatattaccatgtaaagtttaaatgactaaaataaaatcatattgatcatgcttttatattatcgagtaaccataaataaatatcacataacgagagagttaagaaaatgtgtaccattttcctccgacggtggtgctaaaccaagtaagagaataataataggaaaataagaacttaaagaaataagctccaaaagagattGTCTTCAAGGTttcaagcttcaaagaagtagatcttcaattacccaaaagaaaatgatatccaagctccaaaagataatacttgactttttaaaagttgatgattattggcttaagaagtgataagatcaagctccatcttcatttgattcttcaacaaataaaaagggtataaagttagtaagatgttaatgaagtgaagatataagaaaaaatGGTAGAAatatttgatgatgggggtgcaagtgatctcatggctaaggaggggtatttataatgagttttgggcaactttttagttcataagattgtatgaaaaagaaggttaacttgtgtaagtgatttagagtgtgtaagtgaatgtgtaagagttggagtgtgtaagtggatgtgtaagagtttggagtgtagaagaatgttaacttgtgtaagaaaatggtgatagcttgtgtaagtgatgaacattatggattgatgtagaaaggattttggttcatcaaatttttattctagtttatactagtgaaatgttttagattaatgggaaagtatgattaaggtttgattatgaaaatatgatagtttacttagaaaattttagttaaaactatacttaaagttaataagaaaaatatagttaatttttaggtataaaataattaaatcaaagttataaggttaaaatgataagtagtaaagttagtttaaggaaacgaaattgaaatgTAACGTTTTAAtcaaaccgtaaatataatattaaaattttacttttcgtagtataaaataataaaataatattttagtgcttataaagaaatttaagaatatatatatattttttttaagtttaatatttggaagaaattacaaaaatcggaataaggtttaggaattaaaggtgatttgaattagataaccaaaggattaggaattcgaaaagaaatttcggaataattaatcggaagattaagattaagaaatttgagcctgttacataTAGGGGTACGCAAACCATATATTGTATTCGAGTTGATCCAAATATCGAGTTACTAGAAGAAATTAGGTGGACAAAATTTCCTCCAAAGCTTAATTTCGACTCATTGTAagtagaaattaaaaataatataagtagacatttaagatattgtgaataggtattaagaatatagtatataggtattaagaataatgtcaGTAGACATTAAGTTTTGATAAGCTGAGCCTGAGAGACATCTCTTAAGAGAGTCTAGGCCTGTCAAACAGATCAGGTTGGGTTCGGGTTCGAGTCATATATAAACAGGTCAGAAAACCCTTGACCCAAACCCAACCCATTTAGTTAATTGGGTCGAAAATCACAACCTTGACCCAACCTGCAACAGATCAGGTTGACCTGATTTCGACCCACTTAAcccgtttttaatttttttgtttttgcttaaaggtttttaacgttgattaaatctaattttttaggctttaattttaactttatgtttttttgttgtttattttgtatttaatatgaaaaataagaaaatattgaaTGAACTAAGTTTAGcttatacttattgatttaactcgaaattaacacatttaattaaatgggttatacaagttttttcaggtttaaaattttaacttgaacctaacccatttaataaacagatcagatGGGGTCgaaccatttaattaattgggtcaaaagtctCAATCCAAACCCACTTATTTCGGGTTAGATTCAAATCGAATTAGCTGGTCGGATCAACTTTTGCTAGCCATACAAGAGACTAGCCGGTAAACATAATGACaaactgtaacaccccagaatttccgaccccttaacggaaccaaaaccgtaaaggacgggaggaaattcgggagttacataaaagaaaaaggaaaagaatttagataaacgttaaatattaactttaaaaaggtgagtgaaaattttggcagcatctgccttaaaactgtgcgcttttgtagaaaaacaaaagttaattcagaaactaataaagtaaaggcaccaacggcctatcaaagctatgtcacggcggaatgattcgtcgccggcttcttaAATCagcatgccaagcatggatcgtggttccagtttcgacgtttgcgttttaaaaagacttaactccttaagaccatacagagttataaactacgcagcgaaaATACAAATATGCAAGGGAGGacgcaaggcctcataacaaaacatatacaaccaaggtttacaaaagataacaaaaactacaaaatcgaaaggtagcggtatgacacagggtATGCTTCGCTCTTATCACTCTTCAatccaatgcaatgcaaaagaagctccagtacctgctacgcttgtctatgatccccctgctgctcgacattagaccaaaggccaatgtgtcatagcaggacaatcatagaaagtcatcaacaaacaaacataaacacaaacacgtacacgtcagtaactagcatcaaatataataaggccaactactagatagcattatatcataaaacaacataagataatttcataaaacgcaagcacagatagtaaccgtttatcggccacttatacttcttaatttcattacgtgctttctaACCTGAACCATGTGCTCTtaggtagaatgcaggtcttcacgctcctcttttcaaacataaactcttgcaaaacacgcatagctcaactcgaccaaggcattaacagaatacctaacacatgaccttatagagcttgtctatcttaaggtaagtttgatcatagtccgtaatacccttgaggtaacttaacttaggcacacttctcactagcataaactattctatcaataagtagatgttctatcaatgagtaaatattctatcaaagagtaaacgttttatcaacgcgtaagctttctaccaaagaatgaacctactatcattaaataactttcgatcaatgaataaattttctatcactgaataaatTTCTATCAGTGGATTTTTCTCTatttcctggcatagtgacacggcgaaggacgttatcggccatccggcgcccatggcaaagtacgagctcataccccctccagctgactctctcgggtcctaccttcgggaaaaaaaataacacattggggtactaaaccagtgaagaggccaccatattggggtttgcaaggctcgcatggtaacacctcggtcaaggggtgGTATCGGCtatccggcgcccaatgacccaagcatgctcataccccccttacggtgatcccgtcgaacctcacctaggggactactagaacaaccggacataatccagttaagtcacgccagctaatcataatctagtaccttatcagatgggaataacttccactctcaactattaatgagcgccttgagatagcagcgcgccaaaacccactgagccactcaatagaatatgaaattcacttataacggagtcattctaactccaattaaggcataatctaattcttaaataaataagggggtggttcccgccttctattaacactctcattctctaaactattctaagcgtaAAGacttcatagtcgatagctctttaTATAaggtgtactcactagtatctcatagtttcgatacattgcatactatcacaataaacaataatgtcttaaagtaaattgcatataagggttattactgtgtgtacgtacctgtaagcgtcactgcacgatcaaaagtcacaaaatcacccaactaaggctctactttcctcttacgaaatgggcacctatataagttaggaatagaacttataagttctcttaactactttgtcataccagctagaaaccaaagtaaccactatcatccattcacgacaagttttcaattactctagcacgcgcacacaactcattcaatacaagtcaaaatcattgaCTCAACACagcataagtctttccatcaatttaaagtagaagtatgtgtgaatcgtttctttgcattaactaattttgagcatatcggctcgcgttacccaaaaataactaatcacaactaaatcttatgattttaatataatattaatataacgataaagcaaatcttagagttatcataTCGGGATATCATCTGTTGCATTCTCCAAggctattaagaactataatcaaaacaacacgacaaataactttagcaaccatctacaataagttgacattatactCTTGACTTaccaatatcatgtatctataatttcaataacaacctaataagggtatttttaatttacaacaatcaaaccacaacaattagtaactattattcccaatatAATCAATCGAAATCATTTttatagtcaactaacatcatcaccattactaattattcacaataataaccaatcgaccaaatcttaaaacaacttttaaagttatttaatcaatcatcaccaaaatatagtataaaacacacattattagtaatttcatttctaaatccaagccctaatcgtttcgtgttcaaagataacatatttaatcacTACACATACTAAGATtcgaagaaactaatacaaaatcgacacaaaacccataatttcaatcacacttcaaaccctaagtcataaacatgtttaattcatcaaccaaattcttacccacaaaaagattcaatgaaaataatacaagatcaacacttttcattcatatttcaaaaacctaattcataagtacattcaaatcatcaatccaatTCTCACTCATTACAAGATGTCATACAAAGTTCAACCCTTTtctcataaactttataaattttaattggaaCAAAGATGAAATCAAATACGAGTAAGGAGATGGCTCACAAAATAAAACTAGCAAGAGGATGAAGAAGTGAGAGGAGGTCGCGGAGGCGGTGGCGCAGGGCCAAAATCGGCTGCCCAGCAACCAGTTGCTGGCGGGACAATAATACTACGCGATTGTTTAAGGTGCAGCTCAgctgctgttggtggggaagaacGCAGCCACGACTGCTTCTGTGAGGAGGCGAACGCAGCCTATTGGAGGCTGCTGGTAGCTATGGCGGAGGCGTGGCTGGTGGTGCTGGGGCTGCTGCTGAACGTGAGGGAGAGGCATGTGAGAGAGAGACGAGAAGAGAGGGAAGTGAGGCGTGTGAATTGAGTGAGGAAGGGAGTAATGCCCccttaaaaccctaactcatcctatttatttaatttatacacttatttatttatttgtttacctaGGTTTATattcttgcgaggcccaactaagaaactcattttcgtgtgctcacacatttcaataaaataattactttgattcgaacctctttatttagaaatcgtgattgtatttttaatataaatatatgttaatat
This genomic stretch from Amaranthus tricolor cultivar Red isolate AtriRed21 chromosome 9, ASM2621246v1, whole genome shotgun sequence harbors:
- the LOC130823380 gene encoding uncharacterized protein LOC130823380, yielding MEDVQGEADEVINPDIEVFISYFENLNIDSEFDINEKYTSEIYANIDVSLTLEDAISQSQSNSQEEPNRRLPWGTIKRIALQHNTSRWTVARLWESAKTTMQNGIIIDVNSRKRERVGRKPRVFDMTLLNVVPIEKRTTIRAMASALGIRHSQVYRMIKSGNIRAHTNSIKPKLSHDHKIRRINFILSQIIPPTKDNPPKFSLMYNVVHIDEKWFYMCRETQRYYLFPWEEEETYRCVQNKNFMGKVMFITAVARPRISTDGEVLWDGKIGIFPFTETYYAIRRSENRPAGTPQLRAITKVTRDVIRDTLINEVLLAIRMKWPANRVKDTLTRKPRCNAKSKAQKYKTKENQIPIS